One window of the Nocardia huaxiensis genome contains the following:
- a CDS encoding acyltransferase family protein, producing MSTTLHPSREPAATAGTDVPPAARLGRFVPSLEGMRAMAALGVVLTHVAFQTGATAHPVLGRVWERFDMAVAVFFALSGFLLWRPHAAAARGLGAAPSAGRYLLHRAARILPAYWVVVVAVLILLPSAAHTAGLRVWLANLGLAQVFVSYTLTDGLTQMWSLSVEVAFYLVLPLIALAFAWLRGPRARWRVPAVLAFGLLFLTWNLLPIPTPEATHADNWLPGYLPWFAAGMLLAELADLAVPRLRRIVGNQWLMWPIAVTALLLSATDLAGLRGLTRGEPWQYVMKIVFGMIIGFSLLAPLVLRPETRHRWLESRTAATLGRWSYGIFIWHLAVLSIIFPVFGIVPFRGHFVIVYVLTVAFTLPLAAASFALVEEPVRQWTRRRFG from the coding sequence ATGAGCACGACCCTGCACCCGTCCCGCGAACCGGCCGCAACAGCCGGAACCGACGTTCCGCCGGCGGCGCGCCTGGGCAGGTTCGTCCCCTCGCTCGAGGGCATGCGGGCGATGGCGGCGCTCGGTGTCGTCCTCACCCATGTGGCCTTCCAGACCGGCGCGACCGCGCACCCCGTCCTGGGTCGCGTGTGGGAGCGCTTCGATATGGCGGTCGCGGTGTTCTTCGCGCTGTCGGGTTTCCTGCTGTGGCGGCCGCACGCTGCGGCGGCGCGTGGACTCGGCGCGGCCCCGAGCGCGGGGCGCTATCTCCTGCATCGCGCCGCGCGCATTCTGCCCGCGTACTGGGTGGTGGTGGTCGCGGTGCTGATCCTGCTGCCGAGCGCGGCGCACACCGCGGGCCTGCGGGTGTGGTTGGCGAATCTCGGTCTGGCGCAGGTGTTCGTGTCGTACACGCTCACCGACGGGCTCACGCAGATGTGGAGTCTGTCGGTGGAAGTCGCCTTCTACCTTGTGCTTCCGCTGATCGCGCTGGCCTTCGCGTGGTTGCGCGGCCCGCGCGCCCGCTGGCGGGTTCCGGCGGTGCTCGCGTTCGGGCTGCTCTTCCTGACCTGGAACCTGCTGCCGATTCCGACGCCGGAGGCCACGCACGCCGACAACTGGCTGCCCGGTTATCTGCCGTGGTTCGCGGCCGGCATGCTGCTGGCCGAACTCGCCGATCTGGCGGTGCCGCGGCTGCGTCGCATCGTCGGCAACCAGTGGCTGATGTGGCCGATCGCGGTGACCGCGCTGCTGTTGTCGGCCACCGATCTCGCGGGCCTGCGCGGCCTGACGCGGGGTGAACCGTGGCAGTACGTCATGAAGATCGTCTTCGGCATGATCATCGGATTCAGCCTGCTGGCGCCGCTGGTGCTGCGGCCGGAAACCCGGCACCGGTGGCTGGAGAGCCGCACAGCCGCGACCCTGGGGCGCTGGTCCTACGGCATCTTCATCTGGCATCTGGCGGTGCTGTCGATCATTTTCCCGGTGTTCGGAATCGTCCCGTTCCGCGGGCATTTCGTGATCGTCTATGTGCTGACCGTCGCCTTCACGCTGCCCTTGGCCGCCGCCAGTTTCGCGCTCGTCGAAGAGCCGGTCCGGCAGTGGACGCGCCGCCGCTTCGGCTGA